ATTTCTATATAAAACCTAATAAAAGTTGTTGAAACCGCACCATGAATCTAATTCAAGAATGCCATATTTTGACGTTATCCATTAGATAAGGCTGACATTCTGGCCGGGATAGATACATAATATTTAAGTGATGCCCGTATGTGGGTGTATAAAGGAAAAGGTACTGCAGGAGCAAAATCTAGCATACCTTGGTTGGGAATAGAAATAGTAGCATTCGTGACGCGACAAGCAAAGGTAAGATCTCATGCACCAATCATCATGCAAAAAGAGATATTCAGATGAGTAAGAAAAGAGAGCTATAATGTCGCCAATGACATATTATGCCTAGAATTATATGAATCTTTGGCATTTATGGTGAGTATAAATTTGAATACGAGTCACAAATGTTGTACTGATGGTGTGAACTGGAAAACCATCAATTCGTTAGTGTAAGATTTCATTAGTAAGTATTTGTAATCCAAAACAAATCatataatttttcttatgTAGTTCACAAGTAGATTGAATGGTTTTAACTCGGTAATTTTCAGGTTCGCACCAGCAACTCAACTTTGGATATGGATGGAAAAGCATTAGAAAAGGAATGGAGGACAGAAATGCCTATTCCCAGGAGTGGACCTCATAGGTCTGTCCACTGTCTTATTCTTCGTGCGTTTATGTAACTAAGCATTTCATCATGGGAGATCCTGGTGGAATTCACGCATGTGAAATTGAGCGCAATTTTGCATTCATTGGCCTAGAAAGTGTTCACATAAAATTAAATcataaattttcaagtttttacCCATAACCATTCTTGAAAGTTCTAGGCAATCTGTTGGTATGAGTGCTCTCTTCTTGATTATTTTCGCGGTCTATCTTTCCGTTTGTGATCTATCAATTCCAGATTATTTCTTATTTGTAGCAACGAGAATAATCCTCTTCGGTGTCACTGTCTTAGGGCAATAACATGTAGACAATGATATACACTCCCTGCTTGCTTAGAATGTTTATGGAGCTAGCTTCAGAACTTGGGGTTCTTGTGTAAATTTATTGATGTTCAAATTTTTACGATAGAATTACTTTATCTCCACCAGACCTGAAGAGAATAAATGGAGTGACTTCTATAGATTTGTTATCAAAGTCAGGACCAATCTGGTTGTCTGGTCCTCAATCTGGTGGGATAACACCAACTGGCCGCCAAAACTCTGGACCTCTTCCCCCCCTTCTCCCTGCAACAGGTCTCATTACATCCGGAACCATTTCTTCTATTGTAAGGTATTCGGGGCCCCTCGTAATGTATCTGGTTCTTTTGGAGTCAATGGGATCAACGAAAGTACAAGGTTCCTCCATTGTTCACAATCAGGCCATTACTACTCTTAGTCAAGATGACGAGTTTTCGTTTAGGAAGAGCTTCCCAAAGCTAATATTATGGTCTTTGATTCTACTTTTCGTGCAAAGAAGACTTATTTTAGGTATTGCTTTTTCGAGAGTATATTCTTtctctattattattattgatgaTGTTAGTGTTGGGGGGGAGTGGGGGTGGTGgtgtttattctttttaatatGGTGTAGAATCTCTCATGTGATAGTTGGGAGAATGTCTAGATTAATTTAAACGaaattcaaagaagaagatggcttctaaaaatttcaatttgtgcTACCCAACTATTGGCCTCCCAATCTCTTAGGATATTTAGTGTTGGATCACAATCTAAAACATGTCATCCAATGCGTCAGTCAactccatattttttttttcttccactaAACTCTACTCCCAATGATAAACGACTTCAACTCCCCCACCTAATTAACAATTGCCTCCTCCACAAGTCACAATATCACTTATAGGATGTATTACACTTAAAATATTGGTTGTATTTTGTCACTTCCAATTTGCATagcattgtttttttttatattttaagaacataaacatacaaaattttcattgtaaTGTTTAAAAAcacgaaaaataaaaatgaaaaacccattttttgttctttcaaaATCTTGATTTTAGATTTTGGATAATTCTGAAATGTACCCAACTTAACATGAAAAATTATAGTcacgaaacaaaaaaatttctaaatgcTCTCTTTCATGACAAAtgacataataataaaaacttattctatttatagattACCACTAATGTTAATAGTGGCTATcaaaattttagaattacCTAATTTCATATTCTACAAGTCATTCTTCTCTTTGTATAAATgtcaatataatttttatagtgTCGTATTATAGACAGTGAAACATACCGATATATTATTCATATATTATAAAGATTATCAATACATCCATCCAATCATAATTCTGAAATATACCATAATTCAATCTTGATCTATGATCCTCATATCATATTCAAGATTTTGTACAACATTGATCAATATATACAAAGGCATTTCGAAGTGGCATGTGAAGTGAAGGCGCACTAATATCTATAAACTATgcaaaaattaatacattaTCAAAGAGATTAGGCAAGGGCCCACCCAATAATCTATAATACagttaaaaaacaaaaatatttggcCCCACCCACCCAccattacaaaacaaaaaagagtttagCGATCAACATCATTGTCGGTCAAACTCCAAACCCCtaaccccccaaaaaaaatgtcatCATTCCCTACGTCACTAGCTATCTAGTATTATTTCCCATCTCAATGGACCTAAAGCTTGCGGATCCGAGATCCTTATACGGGCCGGGTGAAAGCCCACCATCTTGACCCGTAAACCTCTTCACCCCTCCTCCTGCTCCTTTCCTCCTCCACGCCCTAAAACTCCAAACCCCAGCAACCCCAACAAAAATGACGAGGGCCCCACACACCACCCCAATCCCCACCCCAAAACCCACGTTCATTTTCTTCCTCCCTGCACCCTCCCGCACCTTTAAATAACCCATCTTGCTCTCATCCCCAACGCCCACCAGGGTTTGGATCGGGTAGTCCATGGTGTAACAAAACCCGGATGCGTTATTGTACACAGCGCCCCAGCAACTGCAGTTCCTCTCACAAACTCTCTCGCACTCCCCGTACGACGACGTGGTTTGGTACCCCATTAACTCCTTGTACGGCAGCTCCACGCCGCTCCTCCGTATAACCCAGAAGTTACTAATCTCCCCCAATCCGCTTCTGCAGAAGTCACCGTTCTGAACCGGAAAACACTCACCGGATCGAAACTCCGTCCGGTTATCCAAACAGGAGCACGAGCCATTCCCTGCTCCGCACAAACCGTACGCACCGCAGGGGCTGGGGAGCTCGCAGGGGAGAGAAATCGCCTGGAAATCCGGAACCCATTTGGACCCGTCCCAGTAAAACCCGTTGAAGTTTCCGTCCGGTTCTAACCGGACCTTGCGGAGGCCATTGACGGGTCTGTGGAAGGTGTTGAAGGGTTGAATATCGACCGGCGCTGGGTTCCCAGTTTGGTACATTCCGAGGAACCCGTCCGAGTTGACTTGGGCGTAAATCGGTCCTTTGCCCTCGACTATTTCAGCTTTGACTTCCATGGCTCTGTGTCTCCAGTAAATTTGGTCTGAGTTTGAGCCTGATTTGAACTTTGCGTACAAACCCATGAAATTGTTCCCCAATCGCATTGAGTAGAGCCCATTGGAGGAGACGAGGGACATGGTCGATGTGAAATTCTGATTCTCGACGAGGATATTTGTGGGAAAGTCGAAGCTCTGCCATAGGACTGAGCTCTGGGTTTGTACTTGGACGTTGGAGGTGTTGAGGAGCACAACTCGGTCGCCTTGGGTGTGAGTTGACCAGAACATCCTCCCCTGAGGATCGGAGAGGACGAGGCTGCCATTGAAGACGAGGGTTGTGCGGTCGGACCAGCGAGCTAGCTGGGCCGGGTTGGCGAGCCAGAGCGGGTCTGAGGAGGGCACGTGGAGGAGAGCGAGAGCGAGTTGGGTTTTGTTGACTCGGAGGAAACCCAGTGAGAAATTGCCATTTGGGTCGGCGAGGAGAGATTGGAAGGTTTGGATTGAAGGGTCGGGAGTGGCTTTGAAGTCTCTGAGAAGCTCTGTTTGGGTGGCGGCAGCAGAAGATGGCCAtgtgggtgtgtagagtagTAGAGTGAGTGTGATAAGAAGAAGCTGAGTTGAACTTAAACGAGTCACAAAGTGAGTGAACGTTTCCATGGTGGAAGAGAAtggaagaggagagagagagtgatgaCTAGAGAACAAAAGCAGCCATTGAGACGAAACAAAagggcagcagcagcagcttcaTATATAACAATATTTTGAGTTGCAGCAGGCGAGAAAGAAGCAACTgaataatgtttgtttacgAATTAATTAACATATTTTTTAACACAGTGTTAAGAGAAGTAATTAAAGTAAATTGAAAACACAACATGTGGATCAGTGCTGAAGCcgaaagtaaataaatatagtttATAAACTAGATCTTCCATATTTGACTGTTGCAACTTGCAATATTGTTTTGCAACTCTGCACATCTTCAACTTGCTTGCACTATTTTGGTGTTGATTAGTTGCCTTCTTTACTATTACTATACAACTGTTTATGACTTAGATGGGTGTTGGCGTTCACCATTTTAAAAAGTAGGGGGAGAGTTGGCATTTATAAATGGTTGAGATTCTAGATATGTTTGTTGAGGTAGGCTACTTGCTACCTCGTGCACCTTGAATATTTAAGAAGGCATACATATGCATATGCATGCAGCCTATGCCATCCTCATCCAACACTTCAGAAAATTGATATCAAACCAATGAACTTGCAATGTAAGTGGTATATAGAATGATAGGTTGTATTCAATTATCTATTAATCAatgatatattataattaGACGATATATGTCACTCATTCTGCCTCATGTACAACGGAATATTTCATCTGCTCAATTTTTTCTCGGAATAGTCATGTGTGCAACTTTATGACTTTGAGTTAAGCCAATTTGATCACCTATATATCTTAAATTAATGGTATTGGAGGTTCTGAATTCGTAAATCGGTTCTTAAGTTCTTGAAGGTTGAAACTTACATAGTCAATGTTTCTTGAAATATATAGCATAGTATGGTGCATCTAGAAAAAGATACATCATCAGGTGGGCGCTGGATTGACATTTACACCATCGCATTGAATCAGGAGTTGACTATATGAAAAGGAAGTGGGAAAAACTCCAATCTCATCTCGATTCAATATTACCATTAATGGACAGATGCATCATCATGCATGTTGTTTGACCTTTAAGAAATTGTTCAACCGAAATATACCATTCTCTCTTTACTCTCTTCTTTAAAGCCTTATGCCCCCatctcattttctctctctctctctctctctctctctctctctctctcaagatTCAGATCAGTTTTTGACCTTTTGATCTCCCTACATATACTTTAAAGCCATTTTCCTCCTCTGCTTTCTACTTCTCTGATCTGCATTTCTTAAGGCCTTGACCTTTACACATCTCCCAGCAGCCGTTTTTCCCTCCATTCAAAGCCTTGCTTTTCTCTAGAGCAGGGTGTAGCTAGATCTTGACTTTTGCctgtatgtatatatttatatctcTCCCTCTCAGCACACGTGAAGTAATGGCCCTAGAGCAATATAGAAACACACCACATGAATCATATATGTTCAACGCAATCAtatgcatataaatacaagcaccatttttttgttgtcgttcGCAGGAGTAAGGGGAGGAGGGAGAATTATATTAGGTTATCTCATGTGCATGAACCGAACATGGGCGCATTTTGTGGGAAGAGGGGGGAAGGGAGAGAATTTGACCCAGTTTTCCACTGTGATGTCGTCCCATGTGCATATAAACACCATATTAACAGCAACAAAGTACAAGATAAAAGATATGACTGCATTTGTAATTTgacatgaaaaatattaattctgcctgatttgtttttgtgggAAGAAGACAAGAATATAGAGGCTTAGAGTTTTTAAACTATATTATGGAATAATAAACATAATTTAGAAGCTTCTGCTGAAGCAGCTGTTGGCCTGTTGTCTAGCAACAAAGCAGAGAGCTGTGCCCTGCCCAGATAGGATTGTCTGAAGTTAATATAGAATTGATGAGGTAGAGGTCAAACAGCCGGCATGTGATAGGAGCAGCTTCAGTTCATCAAGATTCTAGATAAGTTAGATTAGTTAAACTATAATGGGTCGTGACCTGGGACATCAAGAGGAAATTGTACAAATTGGCCAGCTATGCTTAAGGGGTGCTTTATTAGGTAAGAATTGATTTAAGAGAGACCGACTCACTGATATTTGGTCTAACATCGATAATGTCTGTAACTTAACCACCTGGATATATAGTTTAGGAACATAAAGAATATACAATACAATTctctttgctttctctttgTTATAGTCTATATTTACTTTTTGTTCATGCACTTGTCAATATCTCCTTTCGTTTTCCTTCTAGATTATGTTATCTTATTATAGTTTATTTGAAGGTGTTTCCTTCTACACGCAACTGTTTCACACAACCCGTGaatgtttctttctttatgttaCCTCAACACAcacgtgtatatatataaatcaggACCCTAATCAAATGATCCAGAAGCAACTTGTCCTGTGGATATACCTTGGGCTGGATATGTATGTGGtcacgtttttttttttttgataggTGGTCACGGTTTTTCTGTGTTCCTTCAATGGTGTGTCTCACTCGGACTCGatcattattttattgtttcaaAGAAGCTTATGGATTCTTATGCTTATATAAGTTTATTTTAGGGGTGGGTTTAGTTTGGATTGGTTTGGGTTTCACTTAAAATTGCATACCCAACCGTAATCTTTGATGGAGAGATTTCTCACACTGACATCGAACCACCAACTCCGATTGATCGGAATCCTCAATTAACCAGTCGTACGGTTTGAATTGACTCGATTTTGGTGGTTAACCAATGGCTGCGAGAGGAAGATGATGTCAAGTTAAAATTCTTAGTGGTCAATTGGTGTGTgtgagtttcttttttggttgtgaAGTTAAACCTAATTCATTCAATGATATTTTATAAGAAAGGAAGATGGTGTCACCATTTTGAAGCACCAATTTGATACTCTAGAAAATAATGGAGCATGAAAGCCGATTATATACGATGCTAAAAGCCTCCATTAATATGGTCCataaacaaaagcaaatcctTATCAAACTTACCTGCTCAGTCAAAAGCATGGACGCTTAGCCACCAAATAGATAAGATACCAATTGGGTTTGcaaacaataataaatttcCGATAGATATCAGCTCAATATGAAACCAATTGGCCAAAGACTTTGAGCTCTATCTTTATGAGATatgaaaatatctttttgctttatatatttttaatgtacTGGGCCGTTACTGGCTGGGCcgtttcaattaaattaaatatctCAAGTGCATTGGCCCAAAACATTGCTGAATGTAAATGATATAAAATACAACAAGAAATGTTGAGAGTGGGATTTGAACCCACGCCCTTTCGGACCAGAACCTTAATCTGGCGACTTAGACCAACTCGGCCATCTCAACGTTGTTGACATGAGAAGAAAATCCGACAAATAtaaaccaacaaaaagaaataaaaacgcAGCTCAAGGATTTGAGTCAATCTTGAATATCTATTTCTCAGGAAAAATTACATCCTAATTAAATGGtgaatatatttcttttgtaTACCCATCCGAAATTCTATTCAAGCAATGTTATggttagagcacttccacctcTATGGGCAAGGGCAAGGTAAGGgctgtcactattcatgtgaatagtagtAGCCCCTTGCAATGTTGTTTCCACTCATATGGGCTAGAGCAAGGGCAATTATTATTCACATTAGTTTTTGGTGTGAGAAGTAAAGAGTATGGCTAggtatttaaaaattaaaattttgtgaaatttttggtttttttggttttttttttttttcaatttttttggttgctgacGTCATTATGACATAAGCATTGTGTCATTTTGCCCAGGCAGCATCTCGAGCTGAACTTGCATGTGGGCTTGCCCAGGTTGCTAGGGCCCACTATTTACCCGGGCTGAAACTCTTGCGCTGAAGCTACTTTTGGTTGCTTGGGCCCCCACTTGCCAGGGCTCCCCCTCAgcggtggaagtgctcttagaCCTCAACTAATGATTATCAAAGTATTTGCTAAATGGACTTGTAGTTTAAGACACATGCACCAGAGGTTCAAGGTTCGATTTTCCCCTCCtcaatattgcttgtataaaaataaaataaaaacaaaaacatttgCTTTCAACTTGAGACTCAAATTCAAAGATTATAAGTTTGTGCCAAATGCAATGAATGTAATTGGTACTATGTAGCTTTCACTGACCttaaaaacagaagaaacaaaaaagtttaCCTAAGAAAAGAACAGATTTATGTTTGAGTCAATGGGAGGTCTAATCTAATCTCCTCTTAATTAGAGTCATGTGAAGGAGATAGACTTTCATGAAACGGGTATACTACTTTTTCCTATCTTTGGCCAATAGGGCAATGACACGGGAAATAACTTTTCGACGTGTAATTACATTATTAGTCggaaatagcaaaacaatacTATTTCCGTTACAAGAGAGTTTTTCTGCTTGTGAAGACCCTATCACTTCATAATTCTAACAGATTATGAGATTatgaaaatgacattaaaCAGCTTTAATTCTCTAACATAAATGGATAATTTCCCAGAAGTGATAAGGTGCACATTTCAGGTAAGCATATTATGAGTAAGGTATCTCTCTTACTTTATGTCAATTTGCAGGCCTAGGGCAGCATGTACATTTCCCATAATCATCTTAAAAAGGGGAGATGAAAGGACACATGGGCACCGACTATGTCTTAGAATTATATCATGGGATAAAGACTAGAAATTACTCGTCAAACCTTTTGAAAAATTGCCTAGCTAGTGATGTCGATCTGAGTAGGATACTAGTTGTCAAAAGGGTTTGTCTATTTCAAGCTCATGACCGACTAGCAGGGTTAAATTAAGACCAAGCTCGAATGAATAATGTCTTACTGCAGTAAAAATTGTCTCCCATGAGGTTTGCAACGGAAAAGAATAGGGAACCACCGTTGTGTGAATTGTCGAGTGAGGTTCGATCTAGTCCTTGCTATTGACAAATAAAACAACTATGTTTATTGAATTTATTTCCCAAATGATGTGACAGTGTTTCATTAATTTAAACTCGGACTCATTTTaaagcatttttatt
Above is a genomic segment from Prunus dulcis chromosome 7, ALMONDv2, whole genome shotgun sequence containing:
- the LOC117633543 gene encoding PAN domain-containing protein At5g03700; translated protein: METFTHFVTRLSSTQLLLITLTLLLYTPTWPSSAAATQTELLRDFKATPDPSIQTFQSLLADPNGNFSLGFLRVNKTQLALALLHVPSSDPLWLANPAQLARWSDRTTLVFNGSLVLSDPQGRMFWSTHTQGDRVVLLNTSNVQVQTQSSVLWQSFDFPTNILVENQNFTSTMSLVSSNGLYSMRLGNNFMGLYAKFKSGSNSDQIYWRHRAMEVKAEIVEGKGPIYAQVNSDGFLGMYQTGNPAPVDIQPFNTFHRPVNGLRKVRLEPDGNFNGFYWDGSKWVPDFQAISLPCELPSPCGAYGLCGAGNGSCSCLDNRTEFRSGECFPVQNGDFCRSGLGEISNFWVIRRSGVELPYKELMGYQTTSSYGECERVCERNCSCWGAVYNNASGFCYTMDYPIQTLVGVGDESKMGYLKVREGAGRKKMNVGFGVGIGVVCGALVIFVGVAGVWSFRAWRRKGAGGGVKRFTGQDGGLSPGPYKDLGSASFRSIEMGNNTR